The following proteins come from a genomic window of Melospiza melodia melodia isolate bMelMel2 unplaced genomic scaffold, bMelMel2.pri scaffold_28, whole genome shotgun sequence:
- the LOC134433940 gene encoding olfactory receptor 14J1-like: AELSLLTVMCYDRYVSICKPLHYGTLLGSRACAHMAAAPWACAFLYSLLHTANTFSLPLCHGNALGQFFCEVPQILKLSCSKSHLRELGLIAISSCLVFGCFVFIVFSYMQIFRAVLRIPSEQGRHKAFSTCLPYLAVLSLFLSTAAFAYLKLPSMSSPSLDLALSVLYSVMPPALNPLIYSLRNQELKAAVRRLMAGWF; encoded by the coding sequence gcagagctttccctgctgaccgtcatgtgctacgaccgctacgtgtccatctgcaaacccctgcactacgggaccctcctgggcagcagagcttgtgcccacatggcagcagctccctgggcctgtgcctttctctattcactgctgcacacagccaatacattttccctgcccctgtgccatggcaatgccctgggccagttcttctgtgaggtgccacagatcctcaagctctcctgctccaaatcccacctcagaGAACTGGGACTCATTGCTATAagttcctgtttggtatttggttgttttgtgttcattgttttctcctatatgcAGATTTTCAGGGCCGTGCTCAGGATTCCttcagagcagggacggcacaaagccttttccacctgccttccttacctggctgtgctctctctgttcctcagcactgctgcatttgcctacctgaagctgccctccatgtcttccccatccctggatctggccctgtcagttctgtactcggtgatgcctccagccctgaaccccctcatctacagcctgaggaaccaggagctcaaggctgcagtgaggagattgatggctggatggttt